Below is a genomic region from Pan troglodytes isolate AG18354 chromosome X, NHGRI_mPanTro3-v2.0_pri, whole genome shotgun sequence.
ttagccgggcgtgatggcgggcgcctgtagtcccagctagtcgggagactgaggcggaagagtggcgtgaacccgggaggcggagcttgcagtgagcggagatcgcgccactgcactccagtctgggtaacagagcgagactccgtctcaaaaaaaaaaaaaaaaaaaaaaaaaaactaaataaaataaatgctgatgCTCCACACAAGAGCTCTTTATTGCGTGATTTCTGCCATGTGGCTCCATGCTTTGGCTTTCTTCCTGGCCAGTGAGAACCAGACAGGCTCAACTGGCTCAACTGGGTTCTGGAACTTGGCTGGGAGAGTTGAAGATCGTTTGGTTTCTTTTTCCATGGCAGGAACTTGCAGTATCTTCTGACCTTCAAATCCAACTGGAACCACAGCAAATAATACACAAGCAATAAGGAACCCCAGAGATATTGGGGTATGTTGTTTATGGAATGCCATATAATGTTTCCTCCTTTCAGGTTTCCTCTGATCCCCCTGCTCTAGTGCTTTCTAAACCCTTCTCCCTTTGGTGCCAGACTTCTAAAAGTTAGGACCTGTGTGATGCCATGGGTAGTAAGTCAAAGGGGTAAAATCAACTTGGCTATGGCCACAGGGCCCTGGGCATGGGAAGGCCTGGGAGGTAATACTTATGGCTGTAACTGCCAATCTTCAGGTGGTTATTACTGGATTGTCTTACATCTTTGAACTGAGACCAGAGGGAAACATATTGTATCTACTTagtttctaaaatttcaaataaggTAATGTTATTTGTGTTTGCCAATCCACGATTTCATGTGAAATGAATTGATTGATGACTTAATAGATGCACCCAGTAAAAGTTGATGATAAATAATATTGTACCAACCCAACTACCCCAGCCAAGGAGACTACCTCCCTATTCCTAATTCCACTCCCTCCCTCATCCTGCTTATGGTCAATTGACTTAGTGACTTAGAAtcaaccagtggttctcaatcctggCTACACTTTAGAATCACCTAGGGCTCTTTTAAAAACACGAAAGCCCATGCCGTTTCCTGAAGCAAATGAATTAGAATCTCTAAGGATGGAGCCAGGAccatctgtaattttttaaaaagctcaccaggtgattctgatgcacagtgACAGTTGTGATTCACTTGATAGGAGTATAGTGCCCATGAGGCCATTAAAAGCTGTGAGCAAGTCAACTGCTGCTATTTCATGGCCAGAAAATGGGTTCCTGAATTCCTGGTCTAATTTCTTCATGAGCGGGATTAAGGGAGAGGACAAAGATGGTTCAATAAAAATCCATCATCCACTCCCCTGCTCCTGCTGAAAAAATTCTTCTAGCACACAATTCTTTCTGGTGAGATCACATTCTATTATATCCCAGCAGAGTATTCCTCTCAGCTGTCAACATTTCCTCACCACTTACACAGCCCTGCTCAGAATACAGAGAAGCTTAAACAAGCCttctaaataattaaaaacaattgaaTACCATTGGGCCTTTAGAGTGAATTATTTTCAACAGTTTCATTGGAGATGTAGAAAGTGAGAAAATACCGCTTTGCTATGAACTGGAAAGTGACTTGGTACTTTCCTCTTGCATACCCAGCCAGAAGAATGTTTCAGTGAGTGACCACAGTTTTGTGCCTAGACAGCTTCTTTGATGAGGCAAAAGACTGGAAGACCCTCTGAAAGTTATACACTGGACTTGTATTAGTCAAAATAATTAGATTTTCCTAAAATAAGCTAATATTTGTATCTAATTAAAGAGCCACGCGAGAAATCATTAAGCTGACTTAAGGTAAGAGACAAGTATTATCTGAGCTTGAAATTGCAAAAGTTTTACAACATTCTGTCGGGGCTGTTTTTTGAGAGGTCAGAATGTATGCTTTTACCTGATTTTGTAGGCTTAGGTGGCTTCATCTGTGCTGTCTTCTCCTGTTTATGGACACTGGAAGTGAACATCTTTTTAGGttggttttcatttgcagagCCAGCTCCCtttaatacaaaaatgaaaacagaaagctTGTAAGTTCTGACATTAAAATGGCAGATTGCTTATTCAGAGGACCATAGAGTGCAAGCCCTGTCCTGGGTACTATGAGTTTAACAGTATCCAAAAGGAAAGAGATTAGAGATATAGAGATAGATAAGGAGAGAAATAGCATTGAGCCTTTTGGCTTAAAATTTAGGTTCACAAAACCTAAGCTGGCTCAAGTTTACCACCTTTCAGACCAGAAAGAAAGAGCTGTCTAATTTTACAAATAGTGAAAGCAGGTTAACAAGATAATTATTTAACTTGAGAACAACCTTTTCCTTAGCACTTTACCAGCACTTAACAGCAAGCTAACAGAACATGGTAGTTGCAAACAAATCTGATCAATTCACTGAAGTGAGTTCCATAAGATTTCTACTTTTCAAAACTAGCTGACATATGACTTGAAGCATTTCTCACATTAGAAAGTAATATAACTGTAGGTCTTTCCAAAATTCTGCAGtttattcttttcaaattaaCCTCTTCATAATTGGTCTAAATTAATGAGTTTATATACACTAATGTATCCCTCCTGACAAAAGCTTTAACCAGGCTGAGAGCAgtggcctataatcccaacactttgtgaggctcaggcaggaggatcacttgagcccaggagttcaagaccagcctgggcaacacagtgagacccatctctacaaaaaatttaaaaaattagctgggcatggtggcgcacacctatagtgcctatagtcgcagctactaTGGCGGGGATGAAGgggaaggatcgtttgagcctgggaggttgacactacagtgagctgtgattgcaccactgcactccagccaggaagacagagtgagaacctgtctcaaaaaaaaaaaaaaaaaaaaaaaaagctttaataaAGGTGGGCTTTACCCCTCTATGTTCCTGTCCCCATGTAAATActaatgatgaaaaagaaaagaccttTAAAGCAAAGAGTTAAACACCTCCTCACACAGTCCTTCAACAAATTTAGTAAGCACTTAAAAGTATAGGAGCTTAGACATATCTCTTGATATATGAATTTGGTATGTTTCCTTGAGTCAGTTTTCTGCAGGTTTGATAAGAGGGGAGAAAGGCATCATCCCATCATCTCTTATCCACATGTGGTAGTTAGCCTAGTTTACCACATCACATTTTATAACTTACAGGTAGGTGCCACACCAAACCAAATCAATATGTAGAAATCCAAACATCAAACACAGAAAGGGAACTTGTTGTGTACTGATACAGAAAAGTGCccagaaataaaatgttaaatgaaaaaaacagtatttaagtttgattccatttataaatatatatatacatattgatAGGTATAAAATATCTGTAAAGATAGTCACTCAACTCTTACCCCAGTGGTTACCTTTAGGTATTTTtttaagctatgaggatgcaaaggcataagaatgatacaatggactttggggactctgagggaaagggtgggaaggggatgagggataaaatacTATCAACTGGGTTacagtgcaccaaaatctcacaaatcaccaccagataacttactcatgtaaacaaataccacctgttccccccaaacctatggaaataaaaaattaaaaataaaacaaaatgacttACTCCTTATTTCTCAACCAATTTCGTGGAGCCTTGCTTTAGAATATTGAGGGCAGGATTTGTTTTGCAGATTCTCTCTATGTTCATGACTTTGCAcaacaccccccacacacacacttttgagacagggtctcactctgtcacccaggctagagtgtagtggcgtgatcttgactcactacagcctccatgcctgggctccaagtgatcctcccacctcagcttcctgagtagctgggatgtcagcacatgacaccacacccagctgtgtttttgtacttttagtaaagatggagtttcagcatgttgcctaagttggtcttgaactcctgagctcaagcaatccacctgccttggcctcctagagtgctgggattataaacaagagccaccgcacctggcctgcacaAACCCTTTAAGAGCATAAAAGCAGGGCACGTTTGTATAAATACAAAGCAAGTCTTTTTCCCTGAAGAGTCCTCCTGCCTTGATTAATGTTCCCAAAGAGAGGGGGAGCTGCATGTTGGCAAAGTTCCCAATAGAAACCTAATCAGTGATTCCAGCAACCTTTTTGGAGTGTTTTATTGGCTACCCCAGGTCCTACCCCATATTTAGGCTCCTTAGTCTCAGCATCGGCTCCAGCACTGCTCTTAGTTTTCAGCTCTTTCACAGGAATGTGGGCCTTGAAACTCCTCTGCTTCTGCTTTGCCATAGTTATCCAAACTGGCTCTGAGACAGCATAATCTGACTGTTGACCAGCAGGCTTTcctgagaaagaaatgaaaggagtTAGAACTGAAGCAAGGCAGGCAGGGTCTTGAGCCTGGTTGGGGCTTACCCACAATAATATCCCAAATGGGACCCTTGTTAAttgccaaaggaaaataaacagataTCAACCAGAGAAGGCCCCCCTTTTTTGGGCCCTCCCTATAGCTTGGCAAGGCAGGAGTTCCTTGGGTAGTAAAGAAGCTGTACTTAAAAGTGGGCATACTGTCCCTTTACTGGACCCTTCCCTTGTCCATCCCTCGTGCCATCTGCAAATCAGAGTAGGACAATGCTTGCCAGGTGGGCTGGGAAAATCCCAAGGATGCCAGAGGCTCAGGCCATTGATGCCATTCCTCTAACTCCTAGAAAAATCTTAGAGTATTTGTTACTTCATAGTCCCTCGCACAAGTGTGTGGTTACATAAGTGTGGTTACAGGAATATAAAAGATTTTTCCAAGGATGGAGTGTGAAGGTCCAAAGGTTTTGGGAGACATTCGTGCCCAAAAGATCGCCTAGCTCTAAATTCTTAGATATTTCAGATGAGCGAAGAGACATTTATGGCAAATTAAGATTTCAGGCTGAGAGACCGAACATAGTGCTCTACGAATGAGTTGGCTTTAAAAATCCACATGGTGTTAGGGAGGGGCTTAATACATGTAAAAGTATTTTGAGAAAAGCATAAAATTCCATCCAAATGTAAGGTGTGCAGAGGGTGAGGAAGAGGGAATTGGGAAATGGTCATGTGTCTACTATGGAATGTAGATGGATGTCCAGAGGGGGATCCCATTGGGAAAGGGAAGGCTCAAAATTAACTACCTCCAAATCTATTAAATCTAGAATGGGGCACTATTTTGCTCCCAAACTCATAAACCAGCCCTATCAAAGCCACAATTCAGTAAAAGACTAGAATAGACTTTAATGCCCATTCAAGGCTTTGCTTTCCAGTTGTTTCCACTTGATATCTGCTTGCCATCTGGAGAGATAAAAGCCTTACCTGGGGTCTTGCAAGCAGGTTGCTTCTTGGCCATGCTTTCAGATTTGGGCCTGCTCTGTTGCTTATCTGCAACGTAAGATATTTTGGTGAGGTTCCCTGCAGCATCCAGGAGCCCCTGGGAAGTGCTTCTGATTTTATGTCCCCTGCCTACAGAGGATGAAATTGGGCCCGAGGGCACTGAAGCAAGCTGGGTGAAGTTATCTTGTTTCTCACTCTTATACTTCTGCGAGGGAGGGGCTCTTTTCAGTCGAACTCCAAAAAGCTTTTCAACATCATCCTGATTGGATAGGTTTGCATGCTGGTTATTATTACCATCACCACTCTCAAGATCTTCTTTCTTAGAGTAAATGCCCCCAGAAGTGGATGTTTGCCTGACAGGAGCAATGGTGAACTTCCCAGGTTTGGTAGCAGGGGCTGGAATGCTCTTTATGGGGTTTTTGGAACCTTGGCTGaatttcttggttttgattgCAAAAGCTTCATCTCTTCCTAGGAACCAGTTGTCAGAATTGCTCTCAAAAACAGATCGCCTAGCAGCAGCATTCACAGAACTTGAATGAACCTGTTGCTGGAAAGGACTACTTGAAGGCAGGTGCTTCTCACCACTGCTCTGCTTTACAGGTACATTCACTGGGCCCTTTGATGACATCTGTGGCTGGAATTTAGACCTATCTGAGGCTTGGGAAGAATGTTTGGGAGGCAGCTGCTTTTTAGAATTCCTCCACTCTTTAGGAGAACTGGCAGAAACAGAGGAGACTTTTTGCTCATACTCAGGTTTCCTCAAGGCCTGGGAAAGCTGCCTGGGAGACAGCTGCTCTTTAAAACTGCTGCACTTCCCAGGAGCTCTCTCTGAATAAGAGAAAACTTTCTGTGGGTCTTCAGGCCTCCCCAAGGACTGTAAAGGGTGCTTCATAGGTAGCATCTTTGAAGAAATGCCTCCCTTAGGATTAGCACTCCCTGAATCTGAGAAAACTTGGTGCTTGACTTCAGGCTTTGATAAAGATTTGGAAGGAagattgggaggcagaggtgccaCATCACTGCCCCTCTTAAGAGCAGAGCTCTCTGAAAAGATTTGCTGTGCCATAAATTTCACGAATGACTGGGTCGGACGCCTGGGAATCCGTGATTTGTTAGAAGTGCCTTCAACAGCCATTTTCTCTAGTCGTGAGGTCATTTCCTGAACTTTAGACCTCTTTAAGAACTGGGTAGCATATTGGGGAGGCAATGGACTCCCAGAAATGTCTGCCTCAATAGCAGCCCGCTCGAAATTTGAGGACAGTTGCTGGACTTTATTTCCCACCGTCAGCTGGGAAAGATGTCTGGGAAGCAGCTGCTCCTTAGAAATATCCTCTTCAACAGTAGTGCTTTCTGGATGTGCAGAGAGTTGATACAGTTCCTCAAATTTAGGGGTCACCCATGGCTGGGAAGTGTATTTGGAAGGTGTTGGTGCCACAGGACTGCTCCATTCTGCAGAAGTAGTCATTGAGTCCAGGAACTTAGGCCTCTCCGAGGGCTGGGAAAGGCATCTGGGAGGCAGCGGTTCCACATAAGTGCCTTCCTCAACAGCTGTGCTTTCAGAGATTTGCCGGATTTGAGGATCTGTCAAGGACTGAGGAGAATATCTGGGGAGTAGTGGCTCCACAGAAATGACTCTCTCAACAGCAATGTCCTCTGAACCTGAGAACATGTTTTGTTGAACTTTAGGATTCATCAAGGGCTGGCAAAGAagtttaggaggcagaggcttcatAGAAATGCTCTCTTCAACAGCCAAGCTCTTTGGAGATGACGAAACTTCTTGCTCCACTTTAGGGTTCACCCATGGCTGGAAAGGGTGTCTTGGAGGGATTGGCTCCACGGAATCGCTCTGTTTTATAGAAGTGCCCACTGAACTGGTGGGGACTTGTTGCTGAAGAGTAGGATTCATAATGGGCTGAGAAGGGCATCTGGAAGGCAGCTGCTGCATAAAATCATTCTGCTCTTCAGGAGTATTATTTGAAGCAGAGGAGACTTCTTGTTGGTTTTTGGGCTTTCCCAAGGCCTGAGCAGGGTGTCTGAGAGGCAGGTCTTCCTCTGAGCTGCTGCAATCATCAGAAGTGTTGTACTTTTCAACATAACTGCTTGATTCTGTGAAGACTTCTTCATCTTCAGGCTCCTCTAAAGCCTGGGAGAGGCATCTGAGGTCCAGCTCCTCCTCAGAGCTGCTCAAGTCCTCAAGAAAACTTTTTGATTCTGAGAAGACTTCTTGTTCATCTTCAAACTTCCCCAAGGACTGGGAAGAGTGACCATGAGCCAGTTCTTCAGAACCATCCCCCTCCTCAGGAATATTCTCTGAATCTGAGGAGACTTCTTCAGCATCAGGCTTCCTTGAGGACTGAAAAAGGCTTCTGGGAGGCAGAGTCTTGGCATAAACATCTCCTTTGGCTGTAGTACTTGTCATACCCAAAACACTTGCTGTAAAGGTCTGGTGAACATTTCCAGAAGGCTTTTCTTTGCAGATAGTTTGAACATCCTGGGCTGACTCCATTTTGGATTGGGCCTTTTGTAAATCAAAGCTGAAAGCTTCTTGATCTTCTAACTGGATATGAGAAGGATTCATAAACACCTGAGCCTCTGCTGCTACTGAGAGAATGGCCTCCTCTTGGGTTGTAGAAAGGCTTTCCACCATCAGTGAGAGAGAAGCTCTGGCTTCTGTCTTCTCAGCTCCAGAAGCTGCATCTTCATGGTATGGTTGTGGATCACTAACCATGGAATTGTCCATGTTTTCAGGTATGGGCTGTGCTGCTGATGCTTTTCTGGATCCGAAATCTATGCCAGCATTTCTCCTTCCCATGTCATCTTTATCTGAAAGCAACCCCTGAGGGGTAGTGGTTTCTGGTTGTGAAGTTGTAGGCTGCTCCATGTTGTCCTTCTCTAAGGACAAGTGTGAGAAAGGGACATTCCTGGCAGTCTTATTGGTAGGTGAAGACCCagctctatcgcccaggccaTACCCTTCACTGGATTGTTTAAGGCTTCTTCCTTTGAATTCACACCCACTCAATCCTGAAACACTTGCTCCTTTTCTTCTCCATCTTCTTCCATATGCTGCTGACATTGGATAGCCCTGACTCCGAGAAGCATCAGTGTTTGGAGCCTGGTCTGTTGTCTTCTTATCATACATCTCAGTTTTGTTGTTCTGTTTCTGGCTTGAGGAATCTGCACCAAACAGAAATAAGGAAAGGAGAAATATGTGTGACTTTGACTTCCTAAAATAAGAATACTGTGCCCTGGTCCAGTGGTACCTATTTGCTACTGAATTTCCTAGTATGAGGAAGCAGCTATTTGGAAGACAGAGGGCAACATGGTCACTATTAGGTTTCTGCAGTTGGACATTTTTAAGCCAAAGAGAAATCCTAGTTCTAGAAACTGACTCCAGGTTTGGCTTATCACCTTTTTACCAATAGTCTGGTCCACCATTCAGTGTGAGACACATCAGAAGGCAAATTTTGAACCTGTAACAATGACTACCTGTGGGGAAACTGACTGGGGAAGGAGGAATTGaattttttactttctaattaGCACTTCTATTTTCTACATAATATTTATCTGAACTACCTGAAATTTCATGTCATGTGcatgtattgcttttttttttttttttttttgagacggaatctcgttctgtcgcccaggctggagtgaaattgaaaattaaattgaaaattaattatGGTTCTATTTTACACTCTACCCAAAGACAAATTTCACACTTTGAATTCATACGTCATACCAggctgcagtggcgcgatctcggctcactgcaacctctgactcctgggttcaagcaattctcctgcctcagcctcctgagtagctgggattacagacacatgccaccacgtccagataacttttgtatttttagtagagacggggtttccccatgttggtcaggccggtctggaactcctgaccttgtgatccacctgcctcggcctcccaaagtgctgggattacaggcatgagccaccgtgcttggccatgttgcttttttttttttaagaaggggtCAATAGGAGTTATCTGGGAGGCAAGATTATGgcccccttttcttctttttttctacccTCTTACATTAAAACAATCctagttgtttttatttccaagatGCAGATTGGAGGCATTGTTAGCATGTCTCTCCCACTTGGAAAGACAAATAGCATGTAGATATTCATGCTGCGAGCTTTTTCCAAGAAGCAACACAGGAACTTAACAgaaagagtgaaagaaaccacagaccctttgaaagaagtgatGGGCAGCAGCCTACACTGTGAACCAGATGGAAAACTCCCCATAGGAGACAGTGAACCTGCGCACACACCCAGCACATCACTACTACAATcagcatctgagaaagccatCACACAAAGATACTCTGCAACCAAGGAACTCATACAGAGTCTTCAAAACTGAAAGCACCCAGAGCTGAAGCCAGGTGACAATAAACTATAAtaatccattaaaaagtgggcaaaggacatgaataaacaattctcaaaagaagatatacaaatggacaacaaacatatgaaaaatgctcaatgtcactaatcacgagggaaatgcaaattgaaacacaACGCGATATCATCTTACCtcagccagaatggccattattacaaagtcaaaaaacaatagatgttgggaTGAATGTGATAAAAAGAGCATACTTATACAccgctgctgggaatgtaaattagtgcaacctctgtggaaaacagtatggaaatttcccaaagaactaaaaatagatctatgattcaatccagcaatcccactactgagtatctacccaaaggaaaagaagtcattatatcaaaaagacacctgcacacatatgtttattgaagcacaattcacaattgcaaggatatggaatcaacctaagtgcccatcaacctatgagtagataaagaaaatgtcaagcACATGCTAGTAGTTGTACAGATtactcctctcctttcttctagtacttttctAAGGAACTCACTTTGATCCCCAGATGGAAGGGTCCCTCGCTGCCTTTCTTCCCTCACTATCTGCTGCATCCCTAGCTCCATCTAGGGGTTTCATACCCAGCATACGGCGCTGAGAATAGCTGACTGTGCTCCAAACCACTTTCATGATATGGAAAATCaactaaagaaaatgtgatactaCTCAGgcataacaaagaatgaaataatgtcttttgtagcaacctggatgaaactggaggccaatattctaagtgaagtaacccaggaatcgaaaaccaaataccacatgttctcccttataaatgggagctaagctatgggtatgcaaaggcatacagagtggtatattAGACACTGAAGACTCAGAAAGTGGGAAGGGTAGGAGGGGGTGAGGAATGAAAAACTAcataatgggtacaatgtacattactgtaatgacaggtgcactaaaatcctagacttcaccactatacaattcatctgtgtaaccaaaaaccacttgtacccctaaagctattgaaataaaaacatttttttaaaccgATCATATGTAATACACATGCAAAGAAATTCTTGGAATGCCTTAAGAATTGCATTGGTCCACAGGCTTCAGGTCAAGCACAAGGTAGTAGTTGTACAGATtactcctctcctttcttctagTTCTAAGGAACTCACTTTGATCCCCAGATGGAAGGGCCCCTTGTGCCTTTCTTCCCTCACTATCTGCTGCATCCTTAGCTCCATCCAGTAGTTTCATATCCAGCATACAGCGCTGATAATAGCTGACTATGCTCCAAACCACTTCCATGATATGGAAAATCAACTAAAGTATCTGCCACCATGGATACTGACTCAGTTCTATCCTCTGTGTGTAAAAAGAGacaactattaaaaaataaagctcaaaggctgggtgcagtggctcacgcctgcaatcccagcactttgggaggccaaggtgggcagatcacaaggtcaggagatcgagatcatcctggctaacacggtgaaaccccctctctactaaaaatacaaaaaattagccaagcgtggcggcgggcgcctgtagtcccagctactagggaggctgaggcaggagaattgcttgaactagggaggtggaggttgcagtgagccgagatcacgccactgcactccagcctgggtgacagagtgagactctgtcttaaataaataaataaataaataaataaataaataaataaataaataaaaataaagctcaaaaagacaaaagagtactcatttaatcttcctttttcttttttttttctggagggtTTTGTGGTTTTCTTAGTATTCATGGGAAAACGTGTTTAGGAATGTCCTGTCTTTGAACCCACATGTGAAATCCTTTGTGGCAAAAACGTAACATAACTGTTCAACTTAATTTGAGgaactggaattttttttatcaAATACTACTAGAAATCAGCTTGCCATCAACTGGAGCCAACATCCACATATGCACccacataaacacacagagaGATTTTCACTCTGGTGATATTTGTTGTTTGGGGATTTGATAGGTGTTGGCTGCCAAGGACATCTGTCTGCAGCTGCATAAACCCTCTTTGTCCAAGGATGTGGGCAATAGTATCATTATTAACACAGACATTTTCTCTCTACAGGAAGAGAAaggcaactttaaaaaaatgattttttggcCAATTCTGTTATTCCTTTCTGGTTCTGCTGCTGAGGAAGAATGCTGAAGGGGAAATCAGTGGCTGTCCTCTCATATCTGGGCTCACTGAGGAACTCAGCATGTACGTTAGCCTCGGAGAGGATGAAACAAATTCACAAACAAAACACCTCTCTTGTTGGaaattcatttacataaaataagaatCCAGGTATGATCCTTTACCTGAACCCCACACAAGTGGCAATTGTATTACTTTGGCAGTTTAGATGGAGAAGCCTGGACAACATTTTCTGCATATAAAATTGAAAGCTCTCTGAAGACCAAGGGCAgcagtcttgggtagttcttgGGTATAGCTCCTATCAACATAGCACTGTGCAATGAAGTCTGTCATACATGTTTCTGGGTGAGGGTGAAGATATGCTAACCTGCACTGTCCATTCCCAGCTTCTTTTCGTTGATTTCTTTTGGTTTGGTTAtgctcttttcttcttcagaaaCCAATGGAAGGTTTGGCTCCTCCTCCTTTGGTTCCACctgaaacaggaaaagaaagagcTTGAATCCTACTGAAGTGCTTTCCAACCACGCCTGCATGGTT
It encodes:
- the KIAA1210 gene encoding acrosomal protein KIAA1210 homolog, with product MLELSLSSSNINISSLQPVRENQPTKARAKSSMGSKALSHDSIFMLGPEPERSASKMFPSMDPQRGRPQQRSHISRTLPKPRSKVPGVVSGAMSGAVLQNVPTSAVWVAGPKITENPPSRRRRLSIIPPVIQPEIISKNLVEISLDHESPKNPQKKALPHKSLTATQSFSELSSGPDCSQSLTAFATLASTSSTQLPIGFSTPATTQGCLDSSAARHKMTLNPRKQKKNLQVIVEPKEEEPNLPLVSEEEKSITKPKEINEKKLGMDSADSSSQKQNNKTEMYDKKTTDQAPNTDASRSQGYPMSAAYGRRWRRKGASVSGLSGCEFKGRSLKQSSEGYGLGDRAGSSPTNKTARNVPFSHLSLEKDNMEQPTTSQPETTTPQGLLSDKDDMGRRNAGIDFGSRKASAAQPIPENMDNSMVSDPQPYHEDAASGAEKTEARASLSLMVESLSTTQEEAILSVAAEAQVFMNPSHIQLEDQEAFSFDLQKAQSKMESAQDVQTICKEKPSGNVHQTFTASVLGMTSTTAKGDVYAKTLPPRSLFQSSRKPDAEEVSSDSENIPEEGDGSEELAHGHSSQSLGKFEDEQEVFSESKSFLEDLSSSEEELDLRCLSQALEEPEDEEVFTESSSYVEKYNTSDDCSSSEEDLPLRHPAQALGKPKNQQEVSSASNNTPEEQNDFMQQLPSRCPSQPIMNPTLQQQVPTSSVGTSIKQSDSVEPIPPRHPFQPWVNPKVEQEVSSSPKSLAVEESISMKPLPPKLLCQPLMNPKVQQNMFSGSEDIAVERVISVEPLLPRYSPQSLTDPQIRQISESTAVEEGTYVEPLPPRCLSQPSERPKFLDSMTTSAEWSSPVAPTPSKYTSQPWVTPKFEELYQLSAHPESTTVEEDISKEQLLPRHLSQLTVGNKVQQLSSNFERAAIEADISGSPLPPQYATQFLKRSKVQEMTSRLEKMAVEGTSNKSRIPRRPTQSFVKFMAQQIFSESSALKRGSDVAPLPPNLPSKSLSKPEVKHQVFSDSGSANPKGGISSKMLPMKHPLQSLGRPEDPQKVFSYSERAPGKCSSFKEQLSPRQLSQALRKPEYEQKVSSVSASSPKEWRNSKKQLPPKHSSQASDRSKFQPQMSSKGPVNVPVKQSSGEKHLPSSSPFQQQVHSSSVNAAARRSVFESNSDNWFLGRDEAFAIKTKKFSQGSKNPIKSIPAPATKPGKFTIAPVRQTSTSGGIYSKKEDLESGDGNNNQHANLSNQDDVEKLFGVRLKRAPPSQKYKSEKQDNFTQLASVPSGPISSSVGRGHKIRSTSQGLLDAAGNLTKISYVADKQQSRPKSESMAKKQPACKTPGKPAGQQSDYAVSEPVWITMAKQKQRSFKAHIPVKELKTKSSAGADAETKEPKYGGAGSANENQPKKMFTSSVHKQEKTAQMKPPKPTKSVGFEGQKILQVPAMEKETKRSSTLPAKFQNPVEPVEPVWFSLARKKAKAWSHMAEITQ